The Fibrobacter sp. UWB2 genome window below encodes:
- a CDS encoding FKBP-type peptidyl-prolyl cis-trans isomerase N-terminal domain-containing protein, whose product MKLKKIALGAAALALVACGEAQKPIAKSAAITPDSADDQKFAYMLGAQFGLQNFSNLPWQTGEGIDEDATVQGFRDALANLNDTTAKLQLPQDTLAAVSRRIQGNMRERYFKTQPDSTAKDLSDEQRRALIDSLRKALPINAAPAVKNEKVTLQANASEQQKFSYLVGVQFGNQFYSIGRQFQTDFDGEYFVLGIRDAGKKLRDTTSALTLPEDTLKAVGDRFNEKLKTIREEMTKKQQAEEEKLKAEVASLRGDTLANGMPAKMNFKVKASGITVKSEDLSDFAGKPLLMFYFSATCGHCAHAAPQILEIAKEFAQKGLTTVSIASGGNNKPGIRRFIDDAKFDETISVVWDESRQFGELYSDGYVPKVYLVNPNGTYKQYAAFEKEKEDLKKEIAELLNGKNVEWKIEVKKPAADSVKATEAKQEAKKDAKSAKAKK is encoded by the coding sequence ATGAAACTGAAAAAGATTGCTCTTGGTGCTGCAGCCCTAGCCCTAGTTGCTTGCGGTGAAGCCCAGAAACCGATTGCAAAATCTGCCGCTATCACACCGGATTCTGCAGACGACCAGAAATTTGCATACATGCTTGGTGCCCAGTTCGGCCTCCAGAACTTTTCGAATCTCCCTTGGCAAACTGGTGAAGGCATTGATGAAGATGCTACAGTCCAGGGTTTCCGCGATGCTCTTGCTAACTTGAACGACACAACCGCCAAGCTCCAGCTTCCGCAGGATACTCTCGCCGCTGTTAGCAGACGTATCCAGGGCAATATGCGTGAACGTTACTTCAAGACGCAGCCGGATTCTACCGCCAAGGATTTAAGTGACGAACAGCGCCGCGCTCTTATTGATTCCCTCCGCAAGGCTTTGCCGATCAATGCAGCTCCGGCTGTCAAAAATGAAAAGGTCACGCTCCAGGCCAACGCTTCTGAACAGCAGAAGTTCTCCTACCTCGTCGGTGTCCAGTTTGGTAACCAGTTCTATAGCATTGGTCGCCAGTTCCAGACCGATTTCGATGGCGAATACTTTGTGCTCGGCATTCGCGATGCCGGTAAGAAGCTTCGCGATACAACGTCTGCTTTGACGCTCCCGGAAGATACCCTCAAGGCCGTTGGTGACCGCTTTAACGAAAAATTGAAGACGATTCGTGAAGAAATGACCAAGAAGCAGCAGGCCGAAGAAGAAAAGCTCAAGGCCGAGGTCGCTTCTCTCCGTGGCGATACGCTTGCAAACGGTATGCCGGCCAAGATGAACTTCAAGGTAAAGGCTTCCGGTATTACGGTGAAGAGCGAAGACTTGAGCGATTTTGCTGGTAAGCCGCTCCTCATGTTCTACTTCTCTGCAACTTGCGGTCACTGCGCTCACGCTGCTCCGCAGATTCTCGAAATTGCAAAGGAATTTGCACAGAAGGGCCTCACGACTGTTTCTATCGCTAGCGGTGGCAACAACAAGCCGGGTATCCGTCGCTTTATCGACGACGCCAAGTTCGACGAAACGATTAGCGTTGTTTGGGACGAATCCCGTCAGTTCGGTGAACTCTACAGCGATGGCTACGTTCCGAAGGTCTACCTCGTGAACCCGAACGGCACTTACAAGCAGTATGCCGCCTTCGAAAAGGAAAAGGAAGACTTGAAGAAGGAAATCGCTGAACTCCTCAACGGCAAGAACGTTGAATGGAAGATCGAAGTCAAGAAGCCGGCAGCTGATTCCGTCAAGGCTACTGAAGCAAAGCAGGAAGCCAAGAAGGACGCCAAGTCCGCTAAGGCCAAGAAGTAA
- a CDS encoding DUF2914 domain-containing protein, whose product MEFLNHLREKAAVQKIEKFIPAIAFLGGFSWDSMTIGHKVYGRDLILLSFYYLVALVSIFFIATKSVVHEEDKTEVESSFFSRVLNREWPSSWIDRLTWAVQFCFGNLYSALVICYFKSSGSIASFTIVLFLVALLVGNEFLKQKYEKFGVSLAFFCLLGTMFFNFLIPHLAHEMGAFWFFLSTIISAGICYLLWFKSERHKRTLVAPISISVILSVAYIANWIPPVPLIVKQQVVCKNFDNETYSCDADRLSFWQRNGFSKATIHKDDGDEIYFMSSVYGPAELKAPVEFRWYYKEPSTGKFKLTDKISSSRMVIRGGRDAGYRSYSKKKNIPTGDYRVETAYKDGAVIGSTSFKVLEGMPKNGFVRDSLR is encoded by the coding sequence ATGGAATTTTTAAACCATTTGCGGGAAAAAGCCGCAGTGCAAAAAATCGAAAAGTTCATCCCGGCGATTGCTTTTTTGGGCGGGTTCAGCTGGGATTCGATGACCATAGGACACAAAGTTTACGGAAGGGACTTAATCCTATTGTCATTTTATTATTTGGTTGCTCTAGTCTCGATATTTTTCATTGCGACAAAAAGCGTAGTCCATGAAGAAGATAAAACCGAAGTCGAATCATCTTTTTTCAGCAGAGTCTTAAATCGCGAATGGCCTTCGTCTTGGATAGACCGATTGACCTGGGCCGTGCAATTTTGCTTTGGGAACCTTTACAGTGCGCTAGTCATTTGCTATTTCAAAAGTTCTGGTTCCATAGCGTCATTTACCATCGTCTTATTCCTAGTTGCGCTCCTTGTGGGCAATGAATTCCTGAAACAGAAATACGAAAAATTTGGAGTCAGCCTTGCGTTCTTTTGTTTGCTCGGAACAATGTTCTTCAACTTTTTAATTCCGCACTTGGCTCACGAGATGGGGGCGTTCTGGTTCTTTTTAAGTACAATCATTTCTGCAGGAATATGTTATTTACTTTGGTTTAAATCAGAGCGCCATAAAAGGACTCTAGTTGCGCCTATATCCATAAGCGTCATCTTATCCGTTGCGTATATCGCCAACTGGATTCCTCCAGTGCCCCTAATTGTAAAACAACAGGTTGTGTGTAAAAATTTTGACAACGAAACATACTCGTGTGATGCGGATAGGCTCAGTTTTTGGCAGCGAAATGGTTTTTCCAAAGCTACAATCCATAAAGACGATGGGGATGAAATTTACTTTATGTCCTCTGTTTACGGACCGGCAGAACTCAAAGCTCCTGTTGAATTCCGATGGTACTACAAAGAACCTTCCACCGGAAAGTTTAAATTGACGGACAAGATTTCGTCAAGCAGGATGGTCATTCGCGGTGGGCGAGATGCTGGGTATCGCAGCTATTCCAAAAAGAAAAATATACCGACGGGGGATTATCGCGTAGAAACAGCATATAAGGATGGGGCTGTTATCGGCTCGACTTCGTTTAAAGTGCTCGAAGGAATGCCTAAAAATGGTTTTGTCCGTGATTCCCTACGCTAA
- a CDS encoding proline--tRNA ligase yields MKLSKYFYVTLRETPSDATMPSHIFLMRGGYIKPVSTGIYSMMPIGYRVIQKIVNIIREEMNKIGGIEVDLPVVQTAELWSESGRYQAIGEELLRFKDRNNHNMVLAMTHEEAMTDLVRYVLNSYKQLPVMLYQFKTKYRDEARARGGLIRVREFLMKDAYSFHTSQEDLDRHYQEEYDAYLRIYRRVGIEPVVVQSDTGIMGGKVAHEFMLDTPNGEDYLILCKKCGYQANREIAKFQRVPFKGDENAALEKVATPNSESIEEITKFLNVPAESTAKCVFFDFEGKLITVVVPGNLDVSEIKLHNLLKAKELYPAEDSLIKSCGMVPGFASPINSHDTRIIVDEAIADSFDLVTGANEEGFHFKHCNPKRDFPKFEVADIAEASEVCKCPCCGELLTETRGIEMGNIFKLGTKFSESMGAKFLTAEKTTAPAIMGCYGIGVGRLMASVVENSHDDFGPIWPKSIAPFQVEIVPIGKEAELMELAEKFEKELEAAGIDVLVDDRDERPGVKFKDADLWGSPVRIAIGKKGLANGEVEWKFRNEKQFTMVKVEDVIAKAKAYFAE; encoded by the coding sequence ATGAAACTCTCCAAGTACTTTTACGTCACGCTCCGCGAAACGCCGAGCGATGCCACCATGCCCTCCCACATCTTCCTTATGCGCGGCGGCTATATCAAGCCTGTTTCTACCGGTATCTATTCCATGATGCCGATTGGTTACCGCGTCATCCAGAAGATCGTAAATATCATCCGCGAAGAAATGAACAAGATTGGCGGTATCGAAGTGGACTTGCCGGTGGTGCAGACCGCTGAACTTTGGAGCGAATCTGGCCGTTACCAGGCTATTGGCGAAGAACTCCTCCGCTTCAAGGACCGCAACAACCACAACATGGTGCTCGCCATGACGCACGAAGAAGCCATGACCGACCTCGTGCGCTACGTGCTCAACAGCTACAAGCAGCTCCCGGTGATGCTCTACCAGTTCAAGACCAAGTACCGTGACGAAGCCCGTGCCCGTGGCGGTCTTATCCGCGTCCGCGAATTCTTGATGAAGGATGCCTACAGTTTCCACACCAGCCAGGAAGACCTCGACCGTCACTACCAGGAAGAATACGATGCCTACCTCCGCATCTACCGTCGCGTGGGCATTGAACCGGTGGTGGTGCAGAGCGATACGGGTATCATGGGCGGTAAGGTCGCTCACGAATTCATGCTCGATACTCCAAACGGCGAAGACTACTTGATTCTCTGCAAGAAGTGCGGCTACCAGGCCAACCGCGAAATCGCAAAGTTTCAGCGCGTGCCGTTCAAGGGCGACGAAAATGCCGCTCTCGAAAAGGTCGCTACTCCGAACAGCGAAAGCATCGAAGAAATCACCAAGTTCCTGAACGTTCCGGCAGAATCTACAGCCAAGTGCGTGTTCTTCGATTTCGAAGGCAAGCTCATCACGGTCGTGGTTCCGGGCAACCTCGACGTTTCCGAAATCAAGCTCCACAACCTCTTGAAGGCCAAGGAACTCTATCCGGCAGAAGACAGCCTCATCAAATCTTGCGGCATGGTTCCGGGCTTTGCATCTCCGATCAATTCTCACGACACCCGCATCATCGTGGACGAAGCCATCGCAGATTCCTTCGATCTCGTCACGGGCGCAAACGAAGAAGGCTTCCACTTCAAGCATTGCAACCCGAAGCGCGACTTCCCGAAATTCGAAGTGGCCGACATCGCCGAAGCTTCCGAAGTCTGCAAGTGCCCCTGCTGCGGTGAACTCCTCACCGAAACTCGCGGCATCGAAATGGGTAACATCTTCAAGCTCGGTACCAAGTTCTCTGAATCCATGGGCGCCAAGTTCCTCACCGCCGAAAAGACGACTGCTCCGGCGATCATGGGCTGCTACGGCATCGGCGTGGGCCGCTTGATGGCATCCGTCGTGGAAAACAGCCACGATGACTTCGGACCGATTTGGCCCAAGTCCATCGCTCCGTTCCAGGTGGAAATCGTACCGATCGGCAAGGAAGCAGAACTCATGGAACTTGCAGAAAAGTTCGAAAAGGAACTCGAAGCTGCCGGCATCGACGTGCTCGTCGACGATCGCGACGAACGTCCGGGCGTGAAGTTCAAGGACGCTGACCTCTGGGGTTCTCCGGTGCGTATCGCCATCGGCAAGAAGGGCCTCGCTAACGGCGAAGTTGAATGGAAGTTCCGCAACGAAAAGCAGTTCACCATGGTCAAGGTCGAAGACGTCATCGCCAAGGCCAAGGCATACTTCGCTGAGTAA
- a CDS encoding PAS domain-containing protein, with product MMNSIDWSVGWCYVCTVLLLFLIVTILLLLDYWKRQKLYTLFAGNLGEFIVVLSDKFEFISSLPQFMSDPLFDNLSKDRLFRDILPPKDWARLKLYFDDIDKHPEMPFMFSYKRDDGTMLWFEMRCQHQRLSMDESRYICLIKNISNTVENQHRLDEAETKLKSLLRNTGDFLWKFDFESRQLFLLTPMMDDDYRDVPRSGGVIDIESLMPEDDFKLLERVMNECMMKAGGEAAYDDKGHLLDEQSQLNRLANENARFGTLKIRCWNSEKNLVWYDFRGHLAPDDEDRIVMMGSARRVETSPEIPFLMKSGVEESLINSFFNFPNIGIFWVDRNFTILGCNNAFATDSGFASTDEVVNQSLKDVISVKYLPYYDSMIKDVFDNGSPKSWKGKFDDSDLICTINVVPMLKSLLKSGYTVSRVLCIYMRISG from the coding sequence ATGATGAACTCTATTGACTGGTCTGTGGGCTGGTGCTATGTCTGCACCGTGCTCTTGCTTTTTTTGATTGTCACCATTTTGCTGTTGCTCGACTACTGGAAAAGGCAAAAGCTTTATACGCTTTTCGCGGGCAACCTCGGTGAGTTCATCGTTGTGCTCTCGGACAAGTTTGAATTTATCAGTTCGCTTCCGCAGTTCATGTCGGACCCGCTCTTTGACAATTTGAGCAAGGACCGCTTGTTCCGAGATATTCTTCCGCCGAAGGACTGGGCTCGTCTCAAGCTTTACTTTGACGATATCGACAAGCACCCCGAAATGCCGTTCATGTTCTCGTACAAGCGTGATGACGGCACCATGCTCTGGTTCGAAATGCGCTGCCAGCACCAACGCCTTTCGATGGACGAGTCTCGTTACATCTGCTTGATTAAGAACATTTCTAACACGGTCGAAAACCAGCATCGTTTGGATGAAGCCGAAACAAAGCTCAAATCGCTCTTGCGCAACACGGGTGACTTCCTGTGGAAATTCGATTTCGAAAGCCGTCAGCTCTTTTTGCTCACGCCGATGATGGATGATGACTATCGCGACGTCCCGCGCTCTGGAGGTGTGATTGACATTGAATCGCTCATGCCAGAAGACGACTTCAAGTTGCTCGAACGCGTGATGAACGAATGCATGATGAAAGCCGGTGGCGAAGCCGCCTATGACGACAAAGGCCACTTGCTCGACGAACAGAGCCAGCTCAATCGCCTCGCCAATGAAAACGCACGTTTTGGAACGCTCAAGATTCGTTGCTGGAACAGCGAAAAGAACCTCGTGTGGTACGACTTCCGTGGACACCTCGCCCCCGATGACGAAGACCGCATCGTGATGATGGGTTCTGCACGCCGCGTTGAAACATCTCCTGAAATTCCGTTCCTCATGAAGAGCGGCGTCGAAGAATCTCTAATAAATTCATTTTTCAATTTTCCGAATATTGGTATTTTCTGGGTCGATCGCAACTTCACTATTCTCGGATGCAACAACGCTTTTGCAACAGACAGCGGTTTTGCAAGCACCGACGAAGTCGTCAATCAATCTTTGAAAGATGTCATCTCCGTCAAGTACCTCCCCTATTACGATTCCATGATCAAGGACGTATTTGACAACGGCTCCCCCAAAAGTTGGAAAGGCAAGTTTGACGATAGCGATTTGATTTGCACCATCAATGTCGTGCCGATGCTCAAGTCGCTCCTCAAGTCCGGCTATACCGTGAGCCGCGTACTGTGCATCTACATGCGAATCTCGGGATAA
- a CDS encoding AgmX/PglI C-terminal domain-containing protein: MAKSFRNYLRKFAILATSVLWASCSDADKNADKSSIVDDKPSVSSYEEQKVIDNVKELQNETPNSNNVSNPIYRFDQTQFSANGVEIKVSRAVLIDDSVYNDDVEKIADILREKSNALFETYDSFYKKDVHEQWNHLFLTVDIFINKNGFVDKVEFDKVDNKASKTFKKKIAEHLMQTRFKDVGKNIVSLSFDFYHDRLAGILDGSPVMLKTKVNSAVNAPTGDELKISNGVIYDKAPILKVFRIRTPGLHHIYNKHLNRNRAISCQKNNQDDVDPDFSGTIVFQLNIGLDGSVQKIEIQSSNTGNKDFDDEIKRALCRWYFPKLKSIEVVTFPITFFKNVSEYK; the protein is encoded by the coding sequence ATGGCGAAGTCTTTTAGAAATTATTTGCGTAAGTTTGCGATTCTAGCAACATCGGTGTTGTGGGCAAGTTGCAGCGACGCCGATAAGAATGCGGATAAATCCTCAATAGTTGATGACAAGCCTAGTGTTTCTTCGTATGAAGAACAAAAAGTTATTGATAATGTAAAAGAACTGCAGAACGAAACTCCAAATAGCAACAATGTTTCAAATCCAATTTACAGGTTTGATCAAACTCAATTTAGTGCAAATGGTGTTGAAATAAAAGTATCAAGAGCTGTTCTAATTGACGACAGCGTCTATAACGATGATGTAGAGAAAATTGCCGATATCCTTCGTGAAAAATCAAACGCTTTGTTTGAAACTTATGATTCATTTTACAAGAAGGATGTTCACGAGCAATGGAATCATCTTTTTTTAACTGTAGACATTTTCATAAATAAGAACGGTTTTGTTGATAAGGTAGAATTTGATAAGGTTGATAATAAAGCCAGCAAAACATTTAAAAAGAAAATTGCGGAACATCTGATGCAGACTCGTTTTAAAGATGTTGGTAAAAACATTGTTTCGCTGTCATTTGACTTTTATCATGATAGACTTGCTGGGATTCTTGACGGCTCTCCAGTAATGCTTAAAACAAAAGTGAATAGTGCAGTAAACGCCCCGACGGGTGACGAATTAAAAATATCTAATGGGGTTATATATGATAAAGCTCCGATTTTAAAAGTCTTTCGCATACGGACCCCTGGATTGCATCACATTTATAACAAACATTTAAACAGAAATCGCGCAATATCATGCCAAAAGAATAATCAAGACGATGTCGATCCTGATTTTAGCGGAACTATAGTTTTTCAGCTGAATATTGGTTTAGATGGCTCTGTTCAAAAAATTGAAATTCAATCCTCGAACACCGGCAATAAAGATTTTGATGACGAGATCAAGAGAGCTTTATGCAGATGGTATTTCCCGAAGTTGAAATCAATCGAAGTCGTCACATTCCCGATAACATTCTTTAAAAATGTTTCAGAGTATAAATAA
- a CDS encoding GH36-type glycosyl hydrolase domain-containing protein, whose product MATKTVKKSAAKKAPAKKPAKAAAPKYGYFDDAAKEYVLTTPATPIKWCNYVGTLNFGGIVDTTGGTLVCKGDPALNRITKYIAQMPCSDFKASTIYIRIKDGKNYKIFSPFYVPTLVKLDKWECHVGLSYMRWIAEVYGLRVQVTIFVPTGSNTLLQDIQVTNIAGGAKEVDIIPVYEFSHFEAEKQLTNADWVPQTMTLKGHWEKDGHVVLEQYAYMKRDYAVNYVTADCKVGSFDGDRRVFLGQNEMGSWANPLSLQNKELANSECDRGDNIAALMIHAGKIAAKKTFRTCTQLGQEQSLKVAAKAIKKYRDLKNVDKAFDELAKFWENYLSTIQVKTPDASFNTMVNVHNPRQCHTTKNWSRYLSLYQLGYGTSRGIGYRDSTQDLMGVMSHMPEEALVLTKNLISVQRPEGNAMHQYAPLALAEDTGNEANAGDSREKAGVLDANGNPAYADWYGDDHLWIVLTVATYLKETGKMDLLNEEIPFYVAGKKHAERPKGTVLEHLKRALKFTREHLGQHNLPLLGFADWNDCMNLPLGAESTFNTALYAKALLEMMGIEEALGDKEAVEMYKGWYEDVKKAFNDSAWDGKWWTRWFDKDGNGYGVSSAKYGKIYCNGQSWPVIAGIAFGDRAVQGMDSLNKLLNTKYGVKSSTPGYRGFEPAVGGISTYPPGAKENGGIFLHTNPWVMIAETILGRGDNAFQYYNQINPASKNGILDVFESEPYCYPQNILGDEHKQFGMGRNAWLSGTSTWTYQAATQFILGIRASFNGLVVDPCIPSAWNGFEATRKFRGATYQITVKNPDHVCKGVAKMVVDGQEIDSNVAPIFTKGIHKVEVTLG is encoded by the coding sequence ATGGCTACAAAAACAGTGAAGAAGAGCGCTGCAAAGAAGGCCCCGGCAAAGAAGCCCGCAAAGGCCGCTGCCCCGAAATATGGCTACTTTGATGACGCTGCAAAAGAATACGTGCTCACCACCCCGGCTACCCCGATCAAGTGGTGCAACTACGTCGGTACTCTTAACTTCGGCGGTATCGTCGATACGACCGGCGGCACTCTCGTTTGCAAAGGCGACCCGGCACTCAACCGTATCACCAAGTACATTGCACAGATGCCGTGCTCTGACTTCAAGGCCAGCACTATTTACATCCGTATCAAGGATGGCAAGAACTACAAGATTTTCTCCCCGTTCTACGTTCCGACTCTCGTCAAACTCGACAAGTGGGAATGCCACGTGGGTCTTTCCTACATGCGCTGGATTGCCGAAGTTTACGGCCTCCGCGTGCAGGTCACGATTTTCGTCCCGACGGGCTCCAACACTCTCCTCCAGGACATCCAGGTAACGAACATTGCCGGTGGCGCTAAGGAAGTGGACATCATCCCGGTTTATGAATTCAGCCACTTCGAAGCTGAAAAGCAGCTCACGAACGCCGACTGGGTTCCGCAGACCATGACCCTCAAGGGCCACTGGGAAAAGGACGGCCACGTCGTTTTGGAACAGTACGCTTACATGAAGCGCGACTACGCCGTGAACTACGTTACTGCTGACTGCAAGGTTGGTTCCTTCGATGGCGACCGCCGCGTATTCCTCGGCCAGAACGAAATGGGTTCCTGGGCAAATCCGCTCAGCCTCCAGAACAAGGAACTTGCTAATAGCGAATGCGACCGTGGCGACAACATCGCTGCTCTCATGATCCACGCTGGCAAGATCGCTGCCAAGAAGACTTTCCGTACCTGCACCCAGCTCGGTCAGGAACAGAGCCTCAAGGTTGCAGCCAAGGCTATCAAGAAGTACCGTGACTTGAAGAACGTCGACAAGGCTTTCGACGAACTCGCAAAGTTCTGGGAAAACTACCTCTCCACGATCCAGGTCAAGACCCCGGATGCATCTTTCAACACGATGGTGAACGTGCACAACCCGCGTCAGTGCCACACCACCAAGAACTGGAGCCGCTACCTGTCCCTCTATCAGTTGGGCTACGGCACCAGCCGCGGTATCGGTTACCGTGACTCTACTCAGGACCTCATGGGCGTCATGAGCCACATGCCTGAAGAAGCTCTCGTTCTCACCAAGAACCTCATCTCCGTGCAGCGTCCGGAAGGTAACGCTATGCACCAGTACGCTCCGCTCGCCCTTGCTGAAGACACGGGTAACGAAGCTAACGCCGGTGACTCCCGCGAAAAGGCTGGCGTTCTCGACGCTAACGGCAATCCGGCATACGCTGACTGGTACGGCGATGACCACCTCTGGATCGTCCTCACTGTCGCTACCTACCTCAAGGAAACCGGCAAGATGGACCTCCTCAACGAAGAAATTCCGTTCTACGTTGCAGGCAAGAAGCATGCTGAACGTCCGAAGGGCACTGTCCTCGAACACTTGAAGCGCGCTCTCAAGTTCACTCGCGAACACCTCGGTCAGCACAACCTCCCGCTCCTCGGCTTTGCCGACTGGAACGACTGCATGAACCTCCCGCTCGGTGCAGAATCTACGTTCAACACAGCTTTGTACGCAAAGGCTTTGCTCGAAATGATGGGCATTGAAGAAGCTCTCGGCGACAAGGAAGCCGTTGAAATGTACAAGGGCTGGTACGAAGATGTCAAGAAGGCATTCAACGACAGCGCTTGGGATGGCAAGTGGTGGACTCGTTGGTTTGACAAGGACGGCAACGGCTACGGCGTTTCTTCTGCCAAGTACGGCAAGATTTACTGCAACGGCCAGTCCTGGCCGGTCATCGCTGGCATCGCTTTCGGCGACCGCGCAGTGCAGGGCATGGACAGCTTGAACAAGCTTCTCAACACCAAGTACGGTGTGAAGAGCTCTACTCCGGGTTACCGTGGCTTTGAACCGGCTGTCGGAGGCATCTCCACCTATCCTCCTGGAGCAAAGGAAAACGGCGGTATCTTCCTCCACACGAACCCGTGGGTGATGATCGCCGAAACGATCCTCGGCCGTGGCGACAACGCATTCCAGTACTACAACCAGATCAACCCGGCTTCCAAGAACGGCATCCTCGACGTGTTCGAATCTGAACCGTACTGCTATCCGCAGAACATCCTCGGTGACGAACACAAGCAGTTCGGTATGGGCCGTAACGCATGGCTCTCCGGTACTTCTACTTGGACTTACCAGGCTGCAACGCAGTTCATCCTCGGTATCCGCGCAAGTTTCAACGGTCTCGTTGTCGATCCTTGCATTCCGAGCGCATGGAATGGCTTCGAAGCTACCCGTAAGTTCCGCGGTGCTACTTACCAGATCACGGTGAAGAACCCGGATCACGTCTGCAAGGGCGTCGCAAAGATGGTTGTCGACGGTCAGGAAATCGATTCCAACGTCGCTCCGATCTTTACGAAGGGAATCCACAAGGTCGAAGTGACATTGGGTTAA
- a CDS encoding PadR family transcriptional regulator gives MNRYDLVLLGLILEHERSGYDIITEIRDRELDRWAKISTSTVYNRLITLEKNECIVGHSERDGNRPERMVFNITDKGREVLRKEVLKHLTGFNDDPRTLGFAFLYGAENKEVIRTLEVHERRLVQEIENLEKMIAEEPRPTLYPEGPFLNCMSRDHILVELKYVRAAIGILRDPVRSKKLGGYFYINFGNRDFEKFDE, from the coding sequence ATGAACCGTTACGATCTTGTATTGCTCGGCCTCATTCTGGAGCACGAACGCAGTGGGTACGATATCATCACGGAAATTCGTGACAGAGAACTTGACCGCTGGGCGAAGATTAGCACTTCGACCGTTTATAACAGACTGATAACGCTTGAAAAGAACGAATGCATTGTCGGTCATTCCGAACGCGACGGAAACCGCCCGGAACGCATGGTGTTTAACATCACGGACAAGGGTAGGGAAGTCCTTCGCAAAGAAGTCCTGAAGCATTTGACCGGATTCAACGACGATCCTCGTACGCTTGGTTTTGCTTTCCTTTACGGTGCCGAAAACAAGGAAGTTATCCGCACGCTCGAAGTACATGAACGTAGACTGGTTCAGGAAATCGAAAATCTTGAAAAAATGATTGCCGAAGAACCGCGCCCGACGCTTTACCCCGAAGGCCCGTTCCTCAACTGCATGAGCCGTGACCACATCTTGGTGGAACTCAAGTACGTGCGTGCCGCTATCGGCATTTTGCGCGACCCGGTCCGCAGCAAGAAACTCGGCGGATACTTCTATATCAATTTCGGTAACCGTGATTTCGAAAAGTTTGATGAGTAA